In a single window of the Neospora caninum Liverpool complete genome, chromosome VIIa genome:
- a CDS encoding putative ubiquitin conjugation factor has product MADSPQAPSAADGTAATISPAKEDHFLQLVLRLTVDPATAASPHCQVYFLKRYAEELTNEGRPLKLARADLETILIKRIQDAFKEGTPNVFRFLADCFHRANDEVYSKGLPAAARPALVQELQRQFVDYAVLFLSCPELFELDDPIPYAMIEEQLTQFVEMGCPLSFFTRMIDTLVLQGAETGEDFLGRWFTPVIKSLCDKLDLHSMTEYKSAPFNAFKFLSGQKALARLMSEPALLLPTFPRRFPVTKPGLFYQEHSLLGRLLAQTLLDGPTLKNGRQESLSMKYFAGNQALTAQYLQATVQTLRHDQQSHQEVFLQIVKNLCRAGADCRHRVVRWYGQILSSNELRAKMSHMLRMTQQQAAESLDPMHSMLLKVQGQTSYGFTLNAFWSLLGLTEPIKMDKLADLCYFFGLRAGDPVAREALGDLLKDAKLGNAASVSRAETFGGAHGVLKAETKFPTEVFWLTLKAIRVLFNPCMAEFTRILQKFQAVHDQGTSPTSPEYRFLVAEILSWRTVVLHPKFCALYWHVVHLGLSWLLRAVYCFNLDGSARPEEETLLAKQQNRVAALVMQSCPPPLQVERQRAARTASTGSQSPSCHAAGNASEEITTPPQFAALPSALVEDLFTSIRRMLELQSVYLSVRSTQGFEQPPVAAMDAELVAAACIAVMTASDFFRNVHLRCDGACKTLYFMFLTDGVRGRLESIPVVQEHLVRALTEVFIASERGSYYDRINFRIPIVDLFQKLLVLDDYKAALHRLGSSSPEVPESSERARDKFIHMIHLLLNDVSTLVDQAMSALTEIRKRQLEGRDHDDPPPQASAATAESAVAEAAAGSSAIGASSSGTEEEEDEEEEDAGASLEGNAQLRRETWSRLEATTRDLCSLGFNACSLLSLYAKECGAYIIRSSSILPQAVTTLDCCLDHLVGPQCLQLKVNNMESYNFQPKNWLMKVLESYVYLLQADPEGGDQLVAEILKDGRYFQKETVNKAYRIAKREGLMSVKLLEKFQELVKRLSEGKEEDFEIDFDAFPAEYLDPIMADVMTDPVKLPTSNNIMDRKHIERHLMSDPSDPFNRMPLTKEELIPLPYLRQEIMDFIATQQKAKAT; this is encoded by the exons GCTAGCGCGTGCCGATTTGGAGACAATTCTGATCAAACGCATCCAGGACGCCTTCAAAGAAGGCACTCCGAACGTCTTCAGATTCCTCGCTGACTGCTTCCATAGGGCCAATGACGAGGTGTACAGCAA AGGCCTGCCGGCGGCTGCGCGCCCCGCTCTCGTGCAAGAGCTGCAGCGACAGTTCGTGGATTACGcggttctttttctctcctgtccagAGCTCTTCGAGCTTGACGACCCAATACCCTACGCGATG ATCGAGGAACAGCTAACGCAGTTTGTCGAGATGGGAtgccctctctccttcttcacgcGAATGATCGACACGCTGGTGCTGCAGGGAGCGGAAACCGGCGAGGACTTTCTCGGTCGTTGGTTCACGCCAGTGATCAAGTCCCTGTGTGACAAACTGGATCTTCACAGC ATGACCGAATATAAGTCCGCTCCTTTCAACGCGTTCAAGTTCCTCTCGGGCCAAAAGGCTCTCG CGCGTTTGATGTCCGAGCCGGCGCTGTTGCTGCCTACGTTTCCTCGGCGATTCCCCGTGACGAAGCCTGGCCTGTTTTACCAAGAACATTCTCTCCTCGGACGACTCCTCGCGCAGACGCTGCTTGACGGCCCGACCCTGAAGAAC GGGCGCCAAGAAAGTTTGTCCATGAAGTACTTTGCCGGCAACCAAGCGTTGACAGCTCAGTACTTGCAGGCGACGGTACAGACGCTTCGCCACGATCAACAGAGCCACCAAGAGGTCTTCCTTCAG ATCGTGAAGAACCTGTGCCGAGCAGGCGCCGACTGTCGCCACCGGGTCGTCCGGTGGTACGGCCAGATTCTCAGCTCCAACGAGCTCCGCGCCAAGATGAGTCACATGCTTAGAATGACGCAGCAGCAGGCAGCAGAGTCCCTCGATCCCATGCACTCGATGCTCCTCA AGGTTCAAGGGCAAACCAGTTATGGGTTCACGCTGAACGCCTTCTGGTCACTTCTCGGTCTCACAGAGCCGATCAAGATGGATAAACT GGCGGATCTTTGTTACTTTTTCGGCTTGAGGGCGGGAGACCCTgtggcgcgcgaggcgctcggCGACTTGCTGAAGGACGCCAAGTTGGGCAACGCGGCGTCGGTCTCGAGGGCAGAAACGTTCGGCGGCGCGCACGGCGTGCTCAAGGCGGAGACAAAGTTCCCAACAGAGGTCTTCTGGCTGACGCTCAAGGCCATTCGAGTCCTCTTCAA TCCGTGCATGGCGGAGTTCACGCGCATTCTTCAAAAGTTCCAGGCCGTTCACGACCAAGGCACTTCGCCGACGTCCCCAGAATACCGCTTTTTGGTTGCCGAAATCTTGTCTTGGCGCACA GTCGTCCTACACCCGAAATTCTGTGCGCTGTATTGGCACGTCGTGCATCTCGGTCTCTCTTGGCTCTTGCGAGCTGTCTACTGTTTCAACCTCGACGGATCCGCCCGGCCGGAAGAGGAGACTCTCTTGGCGAAGCAGCAAAACCGCGTTGCGGCGCTCGTCATGCAG TCGTGTCCGCCGCCGCTCCAGGTCGAGAGGCAACGCGCAGCGCGGACCGCCTCCACTGGTAGCCAATCGCCTTCCTGCCACGCCGCCGGCAACGCGTCTGAGGAAATCACCACCCCTCCTCAGTTCGCAG CGTTGCCCAGTGCACTCGTGGAGGATCTCTTCACCAGCATTCGGCGCATGTTGGAGCTCCAGTCTGTCTACCTCTCCGTGCGAAGCACGCAAGGCTTCGAACAACCGCCGGTTGCGGCGATGGATGCCGAGCTAGTCGCCGCCGCATGCATTGCAGTAATGACTGCCTCGGACTTCTTCCGGAATGTCCACCTTCGGTGTGACGG CGCGTGCAAGACGCTCTACTTCATGTTCCTCACCGACGGCGTCCGCGGTCGTCTCGAGAGCATCCCCGTCGTCCAGGAACACCTTGTCCGGGCGCTCACGGAGGTTTTCATTGCTTCGGAGCGAG GCTCCTACTACGACCGCATTAACTTCCGCATTCCCATTGTCGATCTGTTCCAGAAGCTGCTTGTCCTCGACGACTACAAGGCGGCGCTGCATCGCCTCGGCTCCTCCAGTCCCGAGGTGCCGGAATCTTCGGAGAGGGCCCGGGAC AAATTCATCCACATGATTCACCTGCTCCTCAACGACGTCTCGACCCTCGTCGACCAGGCGATGTCTGCCTTGACGGAGATCCGAAAACGGCAGCTTGAGG GCCGAGACCATGATGATCCGCCGCCTCAAGCGAGCGCGGCAACGGCGGAGAGCGCGGtagccgaggcggcggcaggGTCGAGTGCGATCGgagcgtcttcctctgggacggaagaagaagaagacgaagaggaagaagacg CCGGCGCTTCCTTGGAAGGAAATGCACAACTGCGACGGGAAACGTGGTCTCGCCTGGAGGCGACGACACGCGATCTTTGCAGTCTTGGCTTcaacgcatgcagtctgTTGAGTCTGTACGCCAAAGAATGTG GCGCGTACATCATTCGCAGTTCAAGCATTCTGCCTCAGGCTGTCACGACGTTGGACTGCTGCTTGGATCACCTCGTGGGGCCGCAGTGTCTCCAACTCAAA GTCAACAACATGGAGAGTTACAACTTCCAACCCAAGAACTGGCTTATGAAGGTGCTCGAGAGCTACGTCTATCTGT tgcaaGCTGACCCGGAGGGTGGTGACCAGCTGGTGGCGGAGATTTTGAAAGATGGGCGTTATTTCCAGAAGGAAACCGTGAACAAGGCC TACCGGATCGCCAAACGCGAGGGTCTGATGAGCGTAAAGCTGCTTGAGAAATTCCAAGAGCTCGTCAAGCGCCTCTCAGaaggcaaggaagaagacttcGAGATCGACTTCGATGCCTTCCCG GCCGAATATCTAGACCCGATCATGGCGGATGTCATGACCGACCCCGTCAAACTCCCGACCAGCAACAACATCATGGACAGAAAGCACATTGAAAGGCATCTCATGTCGGATCCGTCGGATCCTTTCAACAG AATGCCTTTGACGAAGGAGGAGCTTATTCCGTTGCCATATCTTCGTCAAGAAATCATGGACTTCATCGCCACACAGCAGAAAGCCAAAGCGACGTAG